The following are encoded together in the Humulus lupulus chromosome 5, drHumLupu1.1, whole genome shotgun sequence genome:
- the LOC133834830 gene encoding uncharacterized protein At4g37920: MEVSSAILQPSCFFLSRAPKAPMSPRMLSPSLLGNSAPSASFYSISLKGTHSLAKPIKLGHSKSFFACAVADDTSHTTKAMPSNCSGEKASVSDSFDSSSVQKIRNDEDEEEKCSVGSLDDQKMIRVCDKLIEVFLVDKPTPTDWRRLLAFSKEWDSIRPHFYRRCQERADSGDNHGMKHKILRLCRKLKEVDEDVQRHNELLRVIRLAPSELSDIVARRRKDFTKEFFVHLHTVAESYYDNETKQSVLAELGNTCLAAVQAYDAANESIEALNNAELKLQDIINSPSVDAACRKIDNLAAKNQLDSALVLMITKAWSAAKESNMMKDEVKDVLYHLYMTARGNLQRLVPKEIRILKYLLTIEDPDERLSTLNDAFTPGEELEGKDIDCLYTTPEQLHTWIKAIIDAYHLSSEGTLIREARDLMNPKIIQKLEELKWVVENKFM; this comes from the exons ATGGAGGTTTCTTCTGCGATTTTACAGCCTTCATGTTTCTTCTTATCACGAGCTCCTAAAGCTCCCATGAGTCCCCGCATGCTTTCTCCTTCTTTGCTCGGGAACTCCGCTCCAAGCGCTTCTTTCTATTCCATAAGCTTGAAAG GTACTCATTCTCTAGCTAAACCAATCAAGCTAGGACATTCCAAGTCCTTTTTTGCTTGTGCTGTTGCTGATGACACAAGTCACACAACCAAAGCGATGCCAAGTAATTGTAGTGGAGAAAAGGCATCAGTTTCCGATTCTTTTGATTCCTCATCAGTTCAAAAAATaagaaatgatgaagatgaagaagaaaaatgtaGTGTTGGGAGTTTGGATGACCAGAAAATGATTCGAGTCTGTGACAAGCTGATTGAGGTTTTCTTAGTAGACAAACCCACTCCAACTGACTGGAGAAGGTTATTAGCTTTTAGTAAGGAATGGGACAGCATCCGGCCACATTTCTACAGGAGATGTCAAGAGCGAGCAGATAGTGGAGATAATCATGGGATGAAGCATAAAATACTTAGGCTATGCCGGAAACTTAAAGAG GTTGATGAAGATGTTCAAAGACACAATGAACTTCTCAGAGTAATTAGATTAGCACCTTCAGAATTAAGTGATATTGTTGCTAGGCGTCGCAAAGATTTCACAAAAGAATTTTTTGTTCATCTTCACACAGTAGCTGAATCCTATTATGACAATGAAACAAAGCAAAGTG TTTTAGCAGAGCTTGGGAATACATGCTTGGCTGCAGTACAAGCTTATGATGCTGCAAATGAAAGCATTGAAGCACTGAACAATGCAGAGCTGAAATTACAAGATATTATCAACTCTCCTTCTGTAGATGCTGCTTGTAGGAAGATAGACAATTTAGCTGCAAAAAATCAGCTTGACTCAGCATTGGTGTTGATGATCACAAAAGCTTGGTCAGCAGCCAAGGAGTCAAACATGATGAAAGACGAG GTTAAAGACGTTTTATATCACTTGTATATGACTGCAAGAGGTAATCTTCAAAGGCTGGTGCCGAAGGAGATTCGAATATTGAAGTATCTTCTAACAATTGAGGATCCTGACGAGAGATTATCTACATTGAATGATGCTTTTACTCCAGGAGAAGAACTTGAAGGAAAGGATATTGACTGCTTGTACAC GACGCCAGAGCAACTTCATACCTGGATTAAGGCTATCATTGATGCATATCATTTGAGCAGTGAAGGCACTCTCATTAGAGAAGCTAGGGACCTGATGAATCCAAAGATCATTCAGAAACTCGAGGAGTTAAAATGGGTGGTGGAGAATAAGTTCATGTGA